The Nitrospirota bacterium genome has a window encoding:
- a CDS encoding peptidylprolyl isomerase, with translation MTQAKHGDTVKIHYTGKLEDGTVFDTSIGREPLQFKIGENQVIQGFEKGIIGMNPNESKTITIPSDEAYGPYRKEMVLDIPVNQFPPSIQPEIGQQLELRQPNGQAIIVAVIQASESHVTLDANHPLAGKNLIFDIQLIEII, from the coding sequence ATGACACAGGCAAAACATGGTGATACGGTCAAAATCCACTACACAGGTAAATTGGAAGATGGAACAGTATTCGACACTTCTATTGGTCGCGAACCTCTGCAATTTAAAATAGGTGAGAATCAGGTAATCCAGGGCTTTGAAAAAGGCATAATAGGTATGAATCCGAATGAATCAAAAACCATTACCATTCCTTCAGATGAAGCCTATGGACCATACCGTAAAGAAATGGTATTAGATATACCTGTAAATCAATTCCCACCAAGTATTCAGCCAGAGATAGGTCAACAGCTTGAACTCCGTCAACCAAATGGTCAAGCAATTATAGTCGCAGTAATTCAAGCCTCCGAATCACATGTGACGTTAGATGCCAATCATCCTCTGGCTGGGAAAAACCTAATCTTCGATATCCAGCTCATAGAGATCATTTAA